A stretch of the Melanotaenia boesemani isolate fMelBoe1 chromosome 24, fMelBoe1.pri, whole genome shotgun sequence genome encodes the following:
- the LOC121635262 gene encoding uncharacterized protein LOC121635262, translating to MPRKKNFRISQAARRSAADRRTLDVSPQVPMDRCAPHGTGHRHKVRRWEVSVLTGRQHKLVLPPESHGKKVVFAIGDSHLRSLADGIVRLPEGRLAWGFMSTPGASATELRTEVLHAEVPQDPDLVCVLAPSNDLTAKHTIGRAAADFERYLATVCSRWPKVCVLDFPPRLTVEDSLQELYRQEFHRVAARMAVKYFHIADHFPRQCLNLWSRDGVHLSDDVGMEIFAQLLWTVAYTQLETVPPAPPVSRPSPPSRFTPRVVVKGEVRVRRSPGPEEWTVVGPSGKSSGGCSAVQREPAGIPLNPVLFSSEMLEEMEKVSPSNLTSPADFAGVSPPKTLRVKHHSKRTRRAASSRGISSDSKAALESKKVGATSRHPVPSGRTDETTVETTQSPGVLSSTDEDEATTAKVSEVSMGNVDVVRGSVHQGHSRFRNPGVQCMAIGLVSLARHMVSSVFNWKTEDLDLALWLGDQLYTHLKDHGLIPPGEDFLMIPELPKEHVLYWQNFKFSFPETVSGDVTVTEGEFIECGAFVTLEHGLERMLSQYQTCLLTLCSNTCAVISASGRFAVVDSHSRSATGMVDVNGTSVVLYFGSIREVFDHFSCLAAMFGGESKPFEINGVDVSRECESDDGNKQRVKRQLSADCDEVGLSSPSKHTPKKGRINVSMVVSDEEFAVEEQVLVSRQVSSDVEVVSEGHEKLMFNPLCENTCQRLCTKLNIECESVNSAASSRVGELGVPCQNRDIVADGSCYFRAVSQAVSGTQKHHIKIRRAVVKYLMKNDLKYKSSLREGYSSVADYVDKSKMRYVSSWATELEIQATADLLGINVFTFIGGRWLKYGCSSSCVSEKSIYLENCLGNHYETVVCVKEPKLETCYGYCKVNLSEACRTRLSGKDLIRDASSESDTSVCKKDIERGVYISKYNKVMRRTQIRNMNKIKYALDARHRENVKDRKKNKICPRCASP from the exons atGCCGAGGAAGAAGAACTTCAGGATTTCGCAGGCAGCGAGGAGGAGTGCTGCGGACAGACGGACCCTTGACGTTTCTCCTCAGGTTCCCATGGACCGCTGTGCAC CGCATGGCACTGGGCACCGGCACAAGGTGAGGAGGTGGGAGGTGTCGGTGCTCACCGGGCGGCAGCACAAGTTGGTTCTTCCGCCGGAGTCCCACGGCAAAAAG gtgGTTTTTGCTATTGGTGACTCCCATCTTCGAAGCCTTGCAG atGGCATCGTGCGGTTGCCTGAGGGTCGTCTGGCGTGGGGGTTCATGTCAACGCCGGGGGCAAGCGCCACCGAGTTGAGAACTGAGGTGCTTCATGCTGAGGTGCCTCAGGATCCCGACTTGGTGTGCGTCTTGGCTCCGAGCAATGACTTGACCGCCAAGCACACCATCGGTCGTGCGGCTGCAGACTTCGAGCGGTACCTAGCCACCGTCTGCAGTCGCTGGCCgaaggtgtgtgtgctggactTTCCTCCGAGGTTGACCGTTGAGGACTCCCTGCAAGAGCTCTACCGCCAGGAGTTCCACCGTGTGGCAGCCCGCATGG ctGTGAAGTACTTCCACATCGCGGACCACTTCCCCCGGCAGTGTCTCAACCTGTGGAGTCGCGATGGT GTCCACCTGAGTGATGACGTCGGCATGGAGATCTTCGCCCAGCTGCTGTGGACGGTTGCTTACACG CAACTGGAGACCGTGCCGCCAGCCCCGCCGGTGTCTCGTCCATCCCCACCTTCTCGCTTCACTCCCCGTGTGGTTGTGAAGGGAGAGGTGAGGGTGCGTCGCAGCCCTGGGCCCGAGGAGTGGACTGTCGTTGGTCCGAGCGGCAAG tcctCTGGAGGATGCAGTGCAGTTCAGCGGGAG CCGGCTGGCATCCCCCTGAATCCTGTGCTGTTCAGCAGTGAGAtgttggaggagatggagaaggtTTCTCCATCAAATCTGACATCTCCTGCTGACTTCGCTGGTGTTTCACCGCCAAAG ACGCTGCGTGTGAAACACCACTCCAAGAGGACTCGAAGG GCCGCATCCAGCCGAGGGATTTCTTCTGACTCCAAGGCCGCTCTGGAGTCGAAGAAG GTCGGGGCAACGTCCAGGCATCCGGTCCCTTCTGGCCGCACTGACGAGACGACG GTTGAGACAACACAGAGCCCGGGTGTGTTGTCTTctactgatgaagatgaggcaACTACTGCGAAGGTAAGTGAGGTGAGTATGGGTAATGTTGATGTTGTTAGGGGTTCAGTTCACCAGGGGCACAGTCGGTTTAGGAATCCGGGAGTTCAGTGTATGGCGATAGGGTTGGTTAGTTTGGCCAGACATATGGTGTCTAGTGTGTTCAATTGGAAGACAgaagatttagatttagctCTGTGGTTAGGAGATCAGCTCTATACGCATCTGAAGGACCATGGTCTAATTCCTCCAGGAGAAGACTTTTTGATGATCCCAGAGTTGCCGAAAGAGCACGTTTTATACTGGCAGAACTTTAAGTTTTCGTTCCCTGAGACTGTCAGTGGTGATGTCACTGTGACTGAAGGAGAGTTCATTGAGTGTGGAGCATTTGTGACTCTAGAACATGGGCTGGAAAGGATGTTATCTCAGTACCAGACATGTCTTTTGACCTTGTGTTCAAATACATGTGCTGTAATTTCTGCTAGTGGTAGGTTTGCTGTTGTTGATTCTCATTCACGCAGTGCTACTGGCATGGTGGATGTTAATGGTACCAGTGTAGTGTTGTACTTTGGTTCCATTAGGGAAGTgtttgatcactttagttgtttgGCAGCGATGTTTGGTGGTGAAAGCAAGCCTTTTGAAATAAATGGTGTTGATGTGAGTAGGGAGTGTGAATCTGATGATGGCAATAAGCAACGTGTAAAACGTCAGCTGTCAGCAGATTGTGATGAAGTTGGCCTTTCCAGCCCATCTAAACATACGCCAAAGAAAGGCCGTATTAATGTTTCGATGGTTGTTTCAGATGAAGAGTTTGCTGTTGAGGAACAGGTTTTGGTAAGTCGGCAGGTTAGTTCAGATGTGGAAGTGGTCAGTGAAGGACATGAAAAGCTTATGTTTAACCCTCTCTGTGAAAATACTTGTCAAAGATTGTGTACCAAATTAAATATAGAGTGTGAAAGTGTAAATAGCGCTGCGTCTAGTCGTGTCGGCGAATTAGGCGTTCCGTGCCAAAATAGAGACATAGTTGCTGATGGTAGCTGCTATTTTAGGGCCGTTTCTCAGGCAGTGAGTGGCACACAAAAGCATCACATTAAAATTAGGAGAGCggttgttaaatatttaatgaaaaatgatttGAAATATAAAAGTAGTTTGAGAGAAGGTTATTCCTCTGTGGCAGATTACGTAGACAAATCAAAAATGCGTTATGTTAGCAGCTGGGCGACAGAATTAGAAATACAAGCCACAGCAGATTTGTTGGGTATTAATGTCTTTACATTTATTGGTGGTCGTTGGCTAAAGTATGGATGCAGCAGCAGTTGTGTGTcagaaaaatcaatttatttagaaaactgCCTTGGTAATCATTATGAAACTGTAGTTTGCGTTAAAGAACCCAAACTAGAAACTTGTTATGGATACTGTAAAGTAAATCTTTCAGAAGCGTGTCGTACTAGATTGTCAGGCAAAGATTTAATTAGAGATGCTTCATCTGAAAGTGACACGTCAGTTTGCAAAAAGGACATAGAGCGCGGTgtatatatttctaaatataataaagtaatGAGAAGAACCCAAATTaggaatatgaataaaataaagtatgcactagatgcgcgtcaccgtgaaaatgtgaaagaccgaaaaaaaaataagatatgccctagatgcgcgtcaccgtga